A part of Silvimonas soli genomic DNA contains:
- a CDS encoding ABC transporter permease: protein MLQTQKLQRTFGWEGMLCVVLVLSLSLGRLLSPEFLGAANVSNLLADFTEIALMALPMTLIIVAAEIDLSVASVMGMSSSLMGVLWHMGLPMPLVITLVLLGGIAAGLFNGLVIVRLGLPSLAITIGTMAMFRGFSYLLLGDQAIADFPANYTAFGIGSIGDTFLPQPFVLVIIAAILFTVLLQSTAFGRSLYAIGSNQTAAHFSGIDVAKTKIKLFVMSGLMSAIAGVVYTLRFSSARGDNGEGFELSVVAAVLFGGVSIFGGKGSLVGVLLSLVIIGVLKNALTLYDVSSEVLTIVTGLLLLSSVLVPNLVQRAKEMRQKRAIAARAAAVITP, encoded by the coding sequence ATGCTCCAAACCCAAAAACTGCAACGCACCTTCGGCTGGGAAGGGATGCTCTGCGTGGTGCTGGTTCTCTCGCTTTCGCTGGGCCGTTTGCTGTCGCCAGAGTTCCTGGGCGCAGCCAATGTCTCCAACTTGCTGGCGGACTTCACCGAAATCGCCCTCATGGCATTGCCCATGACGCTGATCATTGTTGCGGCAGAAATCGACCTGTCGGTCGCGTCAGTCATGGGTATGTCCAGCAGCCTGATGGGCGTGCTGTGGCATATGGGTTTGCCAATGCCCTTGGTCATTACGCTGGTACTACTTGGCGGCATTGCGGCGGGGTTGTTTAACGGGTTGGTGATTGTGCGCCTGGGTTTGCCGTCGCTGGCGATCACCATCGGCACCATGGCCATGTTTCGCGGGTTCTCTTATTTGCTGCTGGGCGATCAGGCGATTGCGGATTTTCCGGCCAATTACACGGCGTTTGGTATTGGTTCGATTGGCGATACCTTTTTGCCGCAGCCGTTTGTACTGGTGATCATCGCCGCGATCCTGTTCACGGTGTTGCTCCAGTCCACCGCTTTTGGTCGCAGTTTGTATGCCATCGGCAGCAACCAGACTGCTGCGCATTTCTCTGGCATTGATGTCGCCAAAACCAAGATCAAATTGTTTGTGATGTCCGGGCTGATGAGCGCCATCGCTGGCGTGGTTTATACGCTGCGCTTTTCCAGCGCTCGCGGCGATAACGGTGAAGGCTTTGAGTTGTCCGTGGTTGCAGCAGTGCTGTTTGGCGGGGTATCGATTTTTGGCGGCAAGGGCTCGCTGGTTGGCGTGTTGTTGTCACTGGTGATTATCGGCGTGCTGAAAAACGCGCTGACGCTGTACGACGTTTCCAGCGAAGTGCTGACGATTGTCACTGGCTTGCTGTTGTTGTCGTCAGTGCTGGTGCCCAACCTGGTCCAGCGCGCGAAAGAAATGCGGCAGAAACGGGCGATTGCGGCGCGGGCTGCAGCGGTGATCACACCGTAG
- the rhaS gene encoding rhamnose ABC transporter substrate-binding protein, with protein sequence MRRNIKLLAVPALLAALLCATAFGAGLKKDLKIAFLPKQINNPYEVIADNGGLEAIKEMGGIGKVVGPSDAGASSQVSYINTLITQKQNAIVIAANDANAVVPYLKKAQAQGIKVVTFDSDTAPEGRTLFINQADSESIGRGQIQLLSKLIGGEGEFAVLSATPNATNQNTWIKWMEEELKKPEYAKIKLVKVAYGNDDDQKSFVETQGLLQAYPNLKAIVAPTTVGISAAARYISTSPKKGTFVVTGLGTPNQMRAFVKNGTVKAFQLWDPGALGYLAAYAAANLASGTITGKEGDTFEAGKLGKRTVGKSGEVILGPPTTFDASNIDNFNF encoded by the coding sequence ATGCGTAGAAACATCAAGTTGCTTGCAGTACCGGCACTACTGGCGGCGTTGCTGTGTGCCACAGCGTTTGGCGCAGGTCTGAAAAAGGATCTCAAGATTGCGTTCCTGCCCAAACAGATCAACAACCCGTATGAAGTGATTGCCGATAACGGCGGTCTGGAAGCCATCAAGGAGATGGGCGGGATCGGCAAGGTGGTCGGGCCGTCCGATGCGGGTGCGTCTTCACAGGTGTCGTATATCAACACGCTGATTACGCAAAAGCAGAATGCCATCGTGATCGCTGCCAATGATGCCAACGCTGTAGTGCCTTATCTGAAAAAGGCCCAAGCCCAGGGTATCAAAGTAGTGACGTTTGATTCGGACACCGCGCCAGAAGGCCGCACGCTGTTTATCAACCAGGCCGATAGCGAATCCATTGGCCGTGGCCAGATTCAGTTGCTGTCCAAGCTGATTGGTGGCGAAGGCGAATTTGCCGTGCTGTCGGCCACACCGAACGCCACTAACCAGAATACCTGGATCAAGTGGATGGAAGAGGAACTGAAAAAGCCGGAATACGCCAAGATCAAGCTGGTGAAAGTGGCCTACGGTAACGACGACGACCAAAAGTCCTTCGTCGAAACCCAAGGTCTGCTGCAAGCGTATCCAAACCTGAAAGCGATTGTGGCGCCAACCACCGTGGGCATCTCCGCCGCCGCGCGTTATATCTCCACTTCGCCCAAGAAAGGCACGTTTGTGGTGACTGGTCTGGGTACGCCTAACCAGATGCGCGCCTTCGTGAAGAACGGCACAGTGAAAGCGTTCCAGTTGTGGGACCCGGGTGCTTTGGGTTACCTGGCTGCTTACGCTGCGGCTAACCTGGCTTCGGGCACCATCACCGGCAAGGAAGGCGATACCTTTGAAGCTGGCAAGTTGGGTAAACGCACCGTCGGCAAGAGCGGCGAGGTCATTCTTGGACCACCGACCACGTTTGATGCATCCAATATTGATAACTTCAACTTCTGA
- a CDS encoding mechanosensitive ion channel family protein, producing MPTMQITSEWVLRNLMNFGVDAMLAALILIIGWWLSNRLSALLMRSLAKTSADVTIRPILTSIVMWAIRLIALTAALDRFGVRTTSIVAALGAAGLAIGLALQGTLQNIAAGFMILLLRPFRVGDYIEGSGTVAGSVKEISLFYTRLTKPDGQGMFVPNSQLWSSAITNYTVNATRRIDASMVVPHTEVSTAIDKLRSLIEADSRILAEPAPNVVVSDFTDIGTKITVYAWTQNADFLAVKSELLGQVPPELKKTAALAQRV from the coding sequence ATGCCAACCATGCAGATCACTTCGGAATGGGTATTGCGTAACTTGATGAACTTTGGCGTGGACGCCATGCTGGCCGCGCTGATTCTGATTATTGGCTGGTGGTTGTCTAACCGCCTTAGCGCGCTGTTGATGCGCTCGCTGGCCAAAACCAGCGCCGACGTCACCATTCGCCCGATCTTGACCAGTATTGTGATGTGGGCCATCCGCCTGATCGCGCTGACTGCTGCGCTGGATCGCTTTGGCGTGCGCACCACCAGCATCGTCGCGGCTTTGGGTGCGGCGGGTTTGGCAATTGGCCTGGCGCTGCAAGGCACGCTGCAGAACATCGCCGCGGGTTTCATGATTTTGCTGCTGCGCCCGTTTCGGGTAGGCGATTACATTGAAGGCAGTGGCACCGTCGCCGGGTCGGTCAAAGAAATCAGCCTGTTTTATACGCGACTGACCAAACCCGACGGCCAAGGCATGTTTGTGCCGAACAGCCAGTTGTGGAGCAGTGCCATTACCAATTACACGGTCAACGCCACCCGCCGCATCGACGCCAGCATGGTGGTGCCGCATACCGAAGTCTCGACCGCCATCGACAAGCTGCGCTCGTTGATTGAAGCGGATTCGCGCATTTTGGCCGAACCGGCGCCGAACGTGGTCGTGTCTGACTTTACCGATATTGGCACCAAAATCACGGTGTATGCGTGGACGCAAAACGCCGACTTCCTCGCGGTGAAAAGTGAGCTGTTGGGCCAGGTACCGCCAGAGTTGAAGAAGACGGCAGCACTGGCCCAACGGGTTTGA
- a CDS encoding (Fe-S)-binding protein: MRVALFVPCFIDSFFPEVGVATLELLERLGCEVVYPFDQTCCGQPMGNSGCETDARAAEALFVRNFADYDYVVSPSGSCVHHVRDHLTAVEQDSTTRKVRASTYELVEFLHDILQVRQFPWAEFPHKVGLHNSCGTLRRLGHAKPSELNVPDWSKPLDLLRGVKGIELVMPQRPDECCGFGGTFCVTEEPVSARMGYDKVRDHSGAGAEYIVSADMSCLMHQKGCAERLSLPLKFIHIAQILNGDQGEMA, encoded by the coding sequence ATGCGAGTTGCCTTGTTTGTACCGTGTTTTATCGATTCGTTTTTCCCGGAAGTGGGCGTCGCCACACTTGAATTGCTGGAGCGGCTGGGCTGTGAGGTGGTTTATCCATTCGATCAGACCTGTTGCGGCCAGCCCATGGGCAACAGCGGTTGTGAAACCGATGCCCGCGCCGCCGAGGCACTGTTTGTGCGCAACTTTGCCGATTACGACTACGTGGTTTCGCCCAGCGGCAGTTGCGTGCACCACGTGCGCGATCACCTCACCGCCGTGGAACAAGACAGCACTACCCGCAAAGTGCGGGCGTCTACTTATGAACTGGTGGAGTTTTTGCACGATATCCTGCAAGTGCGGCAGTTTCCGTGGGCCGAATTTCCGCACAAGGTGGGATTGCATAACAGTTGCGGTACTTTGCGGCGGCTGGGCCATGCCAAGCCGAGCGAACTGAACGTACCCGACTGGTCCAAACCGCTGGATTTGCTGCGCGGTGTCAAAGGCATTGAGTTGGTCATGCCACAGCGTCCGGATGAATGCTGTGGCTTTGGTGGCACCTTTTGTGTGACCGAAGAACCGGTTTCCGCCCGCATGGGTTACGACAAAGTGCGTGATCATTCCGGCGCAGGCGCCGAATATATTGTGTCGGCGGATATGTCCTGTTTGATGCATCAAAAGGGTTGTGCCGAACGCTTGAGCCTGCCGCTCAAATTCATCCACATCGCGCAAATTCTCAACGGTGATCAGGGAGAAATGGCATGA
- a CDS encoding lactate utilization protein B, whose product MSAVLGKKVGKKSVDHVKISREFIADEPHIAFHDKRLWTLRTLRDGQANAIPEWEELRVLASGIKEHTLTHLADYLEEFERNATANGVTVHWAKDAAEHNRIVHEILATRNVDTLVKSKSMLTEECDMRPYLEARGITVVETDLGERIQQLDDEPPTHIVVPAVHKLATDVAEVFADTIGTDRNNADPHYLAEGMRQDTRPYFLKAGAGMTGANFAIAETGTVVTCTNEGNADLSGNVPPLYIASIGIEKIIPKMEHLGVFIRMLSRSALGSPITQYTSHFRGPRDGGESHYILVDNGRSERLAMDDFWYSLKCIRCGACMNTCPVYRRSGGLSYGGVYAGPIGAIINPTFDLKKYSALPFASTLNGSCTNVCPVKINIHEQIYKWRQIVVEQGEVSFVKKEAMKMAGKVLADPKRYRQWTAGTNKALAGLPRSFLYNPFNAWGKQRELPEPPKQTFHQWYAANRQAKEEDEQ is encoded by the coding sequence ATGAGCGCGGTATTGGGTAAAAAGGTGGGCAAAAAGAGCGTCGATCACGTCAAGATATCGCGCGAGTTCATCGCCGATGAGCCGCACATTGCGTTCCACGACAAGCGTCTGTGGACACTGCGCACGCTGCGCGATGGCCAGGCCAATGCCATCCCGGAATGGGAAGAACTGCGCGTGCTGGCCTCTGGCATCAAAGAACACACGCTGACGCATCTGGCCGATTACCTGGAAGAGTTCGAGCGCAACGCCACCGCCAATGGCGTGACGGTGCATTGGGCCAAAGATGCGGCGGAACACAATCGCATCGTGCACGAGATTCTGGCCACCAGAAACGTCGATACGCTGGTGAAGAGTAAATCCATGCTCACCGAAGAATGCGACATGCGCCCGTACTTGGAAGCGCGCGGCATTACGGTGGTGGAGACTGACCTCGGCGAGCGCATTCAGCAACTGGATGACGAGCCGCCAACCCACATCGTCGTGCCTGCCGTGCACAAACTGGCGACCGATGTCGCTGAAGTGTTCGCCGATACCATCGGCACGGATCGCAACAATGCCGATCCGCACTATCTGGCCGAAGGCATGCGCCAGGACACGCGGCCGTATTTTTTGAAAGCCGGTGCGGGCATGACTGGCGCCAACTTTGCCATCGCGGAAACCGGCACTGTGGTCACCTGTACCAACGAAGGCAACGCGGATTTGTCTGGCAACGTACCACCGCTGTATATCGCCAGCATCGGCATCGAAAAGATCATTCCCAAGATGGAACACCTGGGCGTGTTTATCCGCATGCTGTCGCGCAGCGCGCTGGGCTCGCCGATTACCCAATATACCTCGCATTTTCGCGGCCCAAGAGACGGCGGCGAATCGCATTACATTCTGGTGGATAACGGGCGCAGCGAGCGGCTTGCGATGGATGACTTCTGGTATTCGCTCAAGTGCATTCGCTGTGGTGCCTGCATGAATACCTGCCCGGTGTACCGGCGCAGTGGCGGGCTCAGTTATGGCGGCGTTTACGCCGGGCCGATTGGGGCGATCATCAATCCGACGTTTGATCTGAAAAAATATTCCGCGCTGCCGTTTGCCAGCACGCTCAATGGCAGTTGCACCAATGTTTGCCCGGTGAAGATCAATATCCACGAGCAAATCTACAAATGGCGGCAGATTGTGGTGGAGCAGGGCGAAGTGTCGTTTGTGAAAAAAGAAGCAATGAAAATGGCTGGCAAGGTGTTGGCTGATCCCAAGCGCTATCGGCAGTGGACGGCAGGCACCAACAAAGCACTGGCCGGTCTGCCACGTTCATTTCTCTACAACCCGTTCAATGCCTGGGGCAAACAGCGTGAACTGCCAGAACCACCCAAACAGACTTTCCACCAGTGGTATGCCGCCAATCGCCAAGCCAAAGAGGAGGACGAACAATGA
- a CDS encoding LutC/YkgG family protein: MSSRDAILGALRAAGRTSTPLPDVPLFDADLPPAFEQFKLGLAKMGGQWLGAPANLDGWIATRFPDAKVICSAVPETDGTRRIETVTEPATLYDVDVGIVRARFGVAETGSVWLSEDEYKVNALGYLAQHLIVLLDPASIVPNLHHAYHQRGFHVARYCVLMTGPSATADIEGVLIRGAQGVRSLTVIGM; this comes from the coding sequence ATGAGCAGCCGTGACGCAATTCTGGGTGCTCTGCGCGCTGCCGGGCGCACGTCAACGCCGTTGCCCGACGTGCCATTGTTTGATGCAGACCTGCCGCCCGCGTTTGAGCAATTCAAACTGGGGTTGGCGAAGATGGGCGGCCAATGGCTGGGCGCGCCTGCCAACCTCGATGGCTGGATTGCCACGCGCTTTCCCGACGCCAAAGTCATCTGCTCGGCCGTACCGGAGACCGACGGCACACGGCGGATTGAAACGGTGACTGAACCGGCCACGCTCTATGACGTAGACGTTGGCATCGTACGGGCACGCTTTGGCGTGGCGGAGACCGGGTCGGTGTGGTTGTCGGAAGACGAATACAAGGTGAATGCACTGGGTTACCTGGCGCAACATCTGATCGTGCTGCTCGACCCGGCCAGCATTGTGCCGAATCTGCATCACGCCTATCACCAGCGCGGGTTTCATGTGGCGCGCTATTGCGTATTGATGACCGGGCCATCGGCCACGGCAGATATAGAAGGTGTGCTGATTCGCGGTGCGCAGGGTGTGCGGAGTTTGACGGTGATCGGGATGTAG
- a CDS encoding GNAT family N-acetyltransferase translates to MYIRRLLPADAHAYRALRLAALADSPTSFMPTVEEELTTLTPTELERRLAPDGPNQVLGAFDNDALVGIVGLLHDQRRKLAHKMLVVGVFVAAAARGQGYAKALMQEAIRTARETTGVRQLLLNVRTDNLPAKALYTHLGFVAYGCEPDAILVNGQFYDEEMAILRL, encoded by the coding sequence ATGTACATCCGTCGTTTGCTCCCCGCCGATGCGCACGCTTATCGCGCATTGCGCCTTGCTGCTCTGGCCGACTCGCCCACCTCGTTCATGCCCACAGTGGAAGAAGAACTTACTACGCTAACCCCCACCGAACTGGAACGACGTCTGGCACCCGACGGCCCGAACCAGGTATTGGGCGCGTTTGATAATGACGCGCTGGTCGGCATTGTCGGCTTGCTGCACGACCAACGCCGCAAACTGGCGCACAAGATGCTGGTCGTTGGCGTATTTGTCGCCGCCGCCGCGCGTGGTCAGGGCTATGCCAAAGCCTTGATGCAAGAAGCCATCCGTACGGCGCGCGAGACTACCGGCGTGCGGCAATTGTTGCTCAACGTGCGCACTGACAATCTGCCCGCCAAAGCCCTCTACACGCATCTGGGCTTTGTCGCCTATGGCTGCGAGCCGGATGCCATTCTGGTCAACGGCCAGTTTTACGATGAAGAAATGGCGATACTGCGGCTTTAA
- a CDS encoding tetratricopeptide repeat protein: protein MRWIASLFFALATTLAFALPSEQDVQAAVRAGDYAQAQTLMAQVVEGKPGSAKAHYVYAEILAHNGRFADATNQALQAKTLDPQIRFTNPDKFHKFETQLLNAGQADSGTATTPRTVTTVSKSAVEAPVVNAQRSSGFGSNWLMIALLVAAGFAVLIWLTRRREPAVFNGGMGAAGPGVGAGGPVYGGGTPAGYGYGNGPVVVNQGGSGLGAGLAGAAGGLAAGVLIGEMLDHRGGGLAGQPGVVENNTYIYENGAGNGKVDQQLESQPVDFGNGNDWDNSGGSSGFSDSALDIGSDDSSNW from the coding sequence ATGCGTTGGATTGCCAGTCTGTTTTTTGCACTAGCGACTACGCTCGCCTTTGCGTTGCCGTCTGAACAAGATGTCCAGGCCGCAGTACGCGCCGGAGACTATGCCCAAGCCCAGACACTGATGGCGCAAGTGGTCGAAGGCAAGCCAGGCAGCGCCAAAGCGCACTATGTGTACGCTGAAATTCTCGCGCACAACGGCCGTTTTGCCGACGCGACCAATCAGGCCCTGCAGGCAAAAACACTCGATCCGCAGATCCGCTTCACCAATCCGGATAAATTCCACAAGTTTGAAACGCAACTGCTTAACGCTGGCCAAGCCGATTCCGGCACCGCCACAACGCCCAGAACCGTCACCACTGTCAGCAAATCTGCAGTAGAAGCTCCGGTCGTGAATGCCCAGCGCAGTAGCGGTTTTGGCAGCAACTGGTTGATGATCGCGTTGCTGGTTGCAGCAGGCTTTGCCGTATTGATCTGGCTGACCCGCCGGCGCGAGCCTGCGGTGTTTAACGGCGGCATGGGCGCTGCTGGTCCTGGCGTAGGCGCCGGTGGTCCGGTTTATGGCGGCGGCACGCCTGCCGGTTACGGCTATGGCAACGGCCCGGTGGTGGTCAACCAGGGTGGCAGCGGTCTGGGCGCTGGCTTGGCGGGTGCAGCTGGTGGTCTGGCCGCAGGGGTATTGATTGGCGAGATGCTGGACCATCGCGGTGGCGGTCTGGCCGGTCAGCCAGGGGTGGTAGAAAACAACACCTACATCTACGAAAACGGTGCGGGCAACGGCAAGGTGGACCAGCAACTGGAATCCCAGCCCGTCGACTTTGGCAACGGCAATGATTGGGATAATAGCGGCGGCTCCAGCGGCTTCTCGGACAGCGCTCTGGATATCGGTAGCGACGACAGCAGCAACTGGTAA
- a CDS encoding mechanosensitive ion channel family protein: MNRVVIVFGVLPRLLASLSVLLLALWLQSAQAITVPGLPSKPATATAAASEASAVAFAASLDNVINTLEDNQRRDALVAQLKKMRTVASAVAEQAKAEQNNGLLGSVNGLTKWLTEQTDELLTNQVAWVQLVRNAHYEMVQHIEQTPGGIWRVLFGFTGALAIWAAAAWILNRLLTRVLARFNVQSQGLPADSSTLTLLAYAARMIGPWALAFVLTVLFTRDWSHSVGGALAFLLAWCSLCGVVFAAMALVLFSLCGAGHRKVAVRVLLRKSMPWLATFGAMAALNDAGNDVRTQLALGMNVCFFITTVSHLINAALLAIFAVRFRRPIAQLIRNNAWNVRQNRKAVNETLQLVSIIWQWPIITIAVVAGLGILASAGRNGQLTDQAVRTVMWLVLAIFISLMLRRSYHARTRHPSSIERGSVYVRRLLQMVFAFANLVVGLVFLELILHTWHYSTDDLAKIVVAGRRLDQVFFSIATTLCVSWLVWVVLDAIIEERITGRKSQRRGERVSNRARTVLPLFRSVLLVVILIVAVILSLANLGINVNPLLAGAGVIGLAVGFGAQALVQDLITGIFMLVEDTIALGDVIDAGGHVGTVEGITMRTVRIRDIQGAVHTVPFSQIKAVKNLGRDFAYAVFDISVAYDSDLDKVLQIMRDTGREMSHDVAWRNVLLAPLEVQGLERFDTSAIVVRARFRTRPLEQWDVARTFNLRLKKNFDKAGVTMPFPQMDVHLNGSLQQPEPLPAPPKDGTATA, translated from the coding sequence TTGAATCGCGTTGTGATTGTTTTTGGCGTCTTGCCACGCTTGCTGGCATCGTTGAGCGTGTTGTTGCTGGCGCTCTGGCTGCAATCGGCACAGGCCATTACCGTTCCAGGCTTGCCATCCAAGCCTGCGACCGCGACTGCGGCTGCAAGCGAGGCTTCTGCGGTGGCTTTTGCGGCCTCGCTCGATAACGTCATCAATACTCTGGAAGACAACCAGCGCCGCGATGCGCTGGTCGCCCAGCTCAAGAAAATGCGTACCGTCGCCAGCGCGGTGGCCGAACAAGCCAAGGCGGAACAAAACAATGGTTTGCTGGGCAGCGTGAACGGACTGACCAAGTGGTTGACCGAGCAAACAGATGAGCTGCTGACCAACCAGGTGGCGTGGGTGCAGTTGGTGCGCAACGCGCATTACGAAATGGTCCAGCACATAGAGCAGACACCCGGCGGCATCTGGCGGGTGTTATTTGGATTCACTGGTGCTTTGGCCATATGGGCGGCAGCGGCGTGGATACTCAACCGGTTGCTGACTCGGGTGCTGGCCCGTTTTAACGTGCAATCTCAGGGTCTACCTGCCGATTCTTCGACTCTGACGTTACTGGCCTACGCGGCACGCATGATCGGGCCATGGGCCCTGGCTTTTGTTTTGACCGTGCTTTTTACTCGCGACTGGTCGCATTCGGTCGGCGGGGCGTTGGCCTTCCTGCTGGCTTGGTGCTCGCTGTGCGGGGTCGTGTTTGCCGCGATGGCGCTGGTGTTGTTTTCGCTGTGCGGCGCTGGCCACCGCAAAGTAGCGGTGCGGGTGTTGTTGCGTAAGAGCATGCCTTGGCTAGCCACTTTTGGCGCGATGGCAGCGCTTAACGACGCCGGAAACGATGTGCGTACGCAATTGGCCCTGGGTATGAATGTCTGTTTCTTTATTACCACCGTGAGCCATCTGATCAACGCGGCTTTGCTGGCGATTTTTGCAGTGCGCTTTCGGCGGCCAATTGCACAGCTGATCCGTAACAACGCATGGAACGTGCGTCAGAATCGTAAAGCCGTAAACGAGACCTTGCAGCTTGTCTCGATTATCTGGCAGTGGCCGATTATCACGATTGCGGTGGTGGCAGGACTGGGGATTCTTGCCAGCGCCGGGCGCAACGGGCAACTCACTGACCAGGCAGTTCGTACCGTAATGTGGCTGGTGTTGGCTATTTTTATCAGCTTGATGTTGCGACGCAGTTATCACGCCCGGACGCGCCATCCCTCGTCTATTGAAAGAGGCTCGGTCTATGTGCGGCGCTTGCTGCAAATGGTGTTTGCGTTTGCCAATCTGGTGGTCGGACTGGTGTTCCTTGAGCTGATTTTGCATACGTGGCATTACTCGACGGATGACCTGGCAAAAATCGTGGTGGCTGGGCGGCGGCTGGATCAGGTGTTTTTCAGCATCGCCACCACGCTATGCGTTTCCTGGCTGGTGTGGGTCGTGCTGGACGCCATTATTGAAGAGCGCATTACCGGCAGAAAATCACAACGGCGAGGCGAGCGGGTTTCCAATCGTGCGCGCACCGTTTTGCCTTTGTTCCGCAGTGTCTTGCTGGTGGTGATTCTGATCGTTGCCGTGATTCTGTCGCTGGCTAATTTGGGGATTAACGTCAACCCTCTGCTCGCAGGTGCCGGGGTAATCGGTCTGGCGGTGGGCTTTGGGGCGCAGGCGCTGGTGCAGGATCTGATCACCGGCATTTTCATGCTTGTAGAAGACACCATCGCGCTGGGTGATGTGATTGATGCTGGCGGCCATGTGGGCACGGTCGAGGGCATTACCATGCGTACGGTGCGGATTCGCGATATTCAGGGGGCGGTGCATACGGTTCCGTTCAGCCAGATCAAAGCGGTCAAGAATCTTGGGCGCGACTTTGCCTACGCGGTATTCGACATTAGCGTGGCGTACGACAGCGACCTCGACAAGGTGCTGCAGATCATGCGCGATACCGGACGGGAAATGAGTCACGACGTGGCGTGGCGCAATGTGTTGCTGGCGCCGCTGGAAGTGCAAGGTCTGGAGCGCTTCGACACCAGTGCTATTGTGGTGAGAGCACGCTTCAGGACGCGGCCGCTGGAACAGTGGGACGTGGCGCGTACGTTCAATCTGCGTCTGAAGAAGAACTTCGACAAAGCGGGAGTAACAATGCCATTCCCGCAGATGGACGTGCACTTGAACGGCAGTTTGCAGCAGCCAGAACCTTTGCCGGCACCACCCAAAGACGGCACCGCCACGGCCTAG
- a CDS encoding PqiC family protein, which yields MIRPSLNAALTISILALALAGCGSAPPEYYYSLNPVAAPATTSAPANLVVAVAAVTVPAVVDRPQFVLNQPDHSLTLLEQQRWAAPLKSQIPAVLAVDLARLLGTPNVTGWPQLALPNTNWTVAVGIQRFESQLDKTAVIEAVWQVVDKTNTPVQSGRNVIEEPVQGTGYAALAAAHDRALAKLAQAIAAAIPGSKVQ from the coding sequence ATGATCCGCCCCTCTCTCAACGCCGCTTTGACGATTTCGATCCTGGCGCTGGCTCTGGCCGGATGTGGCTCGGCGCCACCGGAGTACTACTACTCGCTCAACCCGGTGGCAGCGCCAGCCACCACCAGCGCACCTGCCAATCTGGTGGTCGCGGTGGCGGCGGTCACGGTGCCAGCGGTGGTAGACCGGCCCCAATTTGTGCTTAACCAGCCCGACCATAGCTTGACCTTGCTGGAACAGCAGCGCTGGGCGGCACCGCTTAAATCGCAGATACCTGCGGTGCTGGCAGTCGATCTGGCACGGCTTCTGGGTACGCCCAACGTCACTGGCTGGCCACAACTGGCCTTGCCCAACACCAACTGGACAGTTGCTGTAGGTATCCAGCGCTTTGAATCGCAACTGGACAAAACGGCGGTCATTGAAGCGGTATGGCAAGTGGTCGACAAGACCAATACGCCGGTGCAGTCGGGCCGCAATGTCATTGAAGAACCGGTGCAAGGCACCGGCTACGCTGCGCTGGCTGCGGCACATGACCGCGCACTGGCAAAGCTGGCACAAGCGATTGCGGCGGCTATTCCGGGTAGCAAGGTGCAGTAA